GGCAGTCCCAGCTTTTTCCTCCATCCCGCCGAAGCCCTGCACGGCGATCTCGGCATGGTGACCCGCGAGGATTCCATCCTTGCGCTTTCCAACAGCGGCGAAAGCGAAGAAGTGGTACGCCTGCTGCCGAGTCTCCTCCGCCTGGGCATTCCCATTGCGGCCATCACGGCCCGGCCGGATAGCAGCCTGGGCCAAGCCGCCACCTGGACCTTCGATTATCAGCTGCCCCAGGGAGAAGGCTGTCCCCTGGAACTGGCACCCATGGCCAGCACCACCCTCCAACTGGTTTGGGGCGATCTTTTGGCCGCAAGTCTGATGGCCCGGAGGGGCTTTACGCGGGACCTGTTTGCGCTCAATCATCCCGCTGGAACTCTCGGAGCTAAGCTTTTGAAAGTGGGCACCTTGATGCACAAAACTTGGCCAGTGGTTTCACCCATGGCCTCCCTGGTCGATGTCCTCAAGAAGATGACGGATGGACGGTTGGGCATGACCAGCGTCATGGCCGATGAAGCGCTTCTTGGGGTCATCACTGACGGAGATATCCGGCGCGCCCTCGGGAAGGCCGAGTCGGAAGGGCGAAATCCGTTGAACCTGACGGCCGATCAGATCATGACCAGGCACCCGGCTTCCATTGAGGAGGGAGCCTTGGCTCTGGAAGCCGCAGGCACCATGGAGAGCCGCAAGATCACCTTCCTCATGGTCACCCGAAGAGGGCAGCCATGTGGTGTGTTGCATATTCACGATTTGTTGGCATCCAAGGTGTTGTGAGCCGTGGTGAGGTTTGGCGGTTCACGATTAAGGTTACATAATATACATTATCGAAAGTTGAATTTGCGCTTCCAGGTGCCGTCTTGCTGACCCGCTATGTCCTTCGACGCTGGGCAACCCCCTTCCTGGGTGCCCTGTTGTTCTATGGGTTCCTGTTGGTTGCCTGGGAAATGGTGGTCATTTCCAGACAGATCTTCTCCGAAGGGGCTCCGCTTCGCTGGCTGGTCCCCATGCTCCTGACAACCTTGCCGGACGAGCTCGGGATGGTGCTGCCCATGGCCGCGGTCCTGGGTGGGCTGCTTGGAACGCAGCAGTTGATGGAGGGTTCGGAACTGGTGGCCGCGCAAGGGCTTGGAGCCGGCCAGCGGACCTGGATTGCCCCCTGGA
This sequence is a window from Geothrix sp. PMB-07. Protein-coding genes within it:
- a CDS encoding SIS domain-containing protein gives rise to the protein MNTLRHRIGVGTVKDENQVSPAGEAGNAVLDAASAGLDHLRRTWDPKKTEGWVNMVVDRSGRVILTGMGKSGLVAQKIAATLASTGSPSFFLHPAEALHGDLGMVTREDSILALSNSGESEEVVRLLPSLLRLGIPIAAITARPDSSLGQAATWTFDYQLPQGEGCPLELAPMASTTLQLVWGDLLAASLMARRGFTRDLFALNHPAGTLGAKLLKVGTLMHKTWPVVSPMASLVDVLKKMTDGRLGMTSVMADEALLGVITDGDIRRALGKAESEGRNPLNLTADQIMTRHPASIEEGALALEAAGTMESRKITFLMVTRRGQPCGVLHIHDLLASKVL